Below is a genomic region from Candidatus Rhabdochlamydia oedothoracis.
GTAACTTCTGATTCAGATCCCCAAGACCATCCCATGGTATGTGCATGGCCTAACTCATGCCAATCAACAAACTCAGTTCTTGACTTTCTTCTGTTTGGGTCATTGCACACAGCCACCACATTAGCGGTGACATAGTCACCACGTTCAAAGGTTACAACTTGTAAATTTTGCGTTGGAAAATGGAAGGCTTTTGAACTGTCAAAGCCATTCAATTTGTCATAAGCTGTACTGATAAGTAAATATTCTGATAGCAATTTACCGATATTTAGAGGAAGTTTTTTAGCTACATCTCCTAAAATATATATTCTATCGCGGCCACTCATCATCATCACTTGATTAAGTGAGTTAGGATTCTGACTGATGTTTTCTCGCCACTCTTTTTGCGAGTTTAGTCCAAAAACAAAGATGGGAACTTTCTTCGTTTCATTCTTAGGTACAGCTGTAATCTTAATCCTTTTTCCCCAACTTTTCATATCTCGGTTATTATTAATGCAGGCTAGCATAAGCGGGCCTGATGTCGTAGCTGTATAAATAACCGTTTGATGCTCGACCAATGCCATCGAGTTTAATTCTATATAAGGATAGTAAGTTCCCGTAACAGTGAAACAATTCGTTTGAGGGTTATCCAGAGCATCCACTGTAATAGCAATTTCATCTCCAGGCTCCATGAAAATATCCGTGGGGAAGTAACTCGTTCGGCGGGTAGAAAGGTCAAAGGCCATACGGGTTTTATCATGGGTAGGGACAATTCTATCATCACTTCCTGCCCCTCCATACTCTGTTACCGGAATGAAATAGCGATTATTTTCTCTATCGAAATAAGTTTCCAGGTTGCGTTTTAACCAATAAAGCGGGTCATTGGGGTTGTTTGATCGGTTTATAGCGGCTGTGGGATCTTTATCTAAAAGCTCTGGCGTCAAATCAAACTGACTTAAAGCTTCTTTAAATCCCTGACGGTTTTTATAAGAAGCCCACCAATAAGCTTCTAGAGCTTGTGAGCGTAAGTTTATTGTTTTGTCAGAAGACTGCTTTTCTTCGATGAATTGGGACTCATAGCGTTGTATACTTTCATTTGAAGTGGCTACATGTGTAGTAGTTGAAAATTCCTCATATTCCGATTCTTCATATTCTGACTGTCTGTTTAGATAATTTTTGAAAAATTCACGGTCGTCTATAACAAAATTATCTCTATTGACGGAGTTAGCTATATCTTCCTCTATCCAAGTTGATTCATAGATTTTACTTTCGTTAGGCATAACACCTATCCATGTGTATCAATTGTTATCGGTTGAAAAAACCATATCTTATTAATATCGCCAAAATAACCCGGTGCAGATGAAGAAAACTTTATATTTTGAACTTTTGCTTGCCATGTTTTTTTACATTTCTTTGTTAGATGCACTCTGACTGTGAGTATGCAACCATTATGATATCTGGATCAGCAGCACCACCATAAGATTCTATATCTATTGTAATCTGATAGGGATAGGCACCATAGTTCGGGAAAAATACAATGTTTGTACGGATGATATTACATATCCCTACGGTCTCTGTGCGACCATTCGAGGTTCCCTGAACAATAGGTTGTTGATTCTGATTAACCCGACGGCCTGTTAAGAAGACGCACGTATATTTGCCTGCAGCTGTTCGATTTACACTCAGATTTTCAATGGCTTTTTCCGTGTTACCAAAATAACTCAAAACCTTAGCTGTAGGACCTTCAAATGCAAAATAAACATTTAACATGTTCTCATTTCCTTAATAATTCAAACAATAATTATAAAACTGCAACTACCAACTGTTGGTTTTTTCTATCTTCGTGAATTAATCCCTAAATCATAAAATTCCCTGCACAAATAAGCACGTTACCCACATTCACAAGCATACTTTTGATTCCAGCAGTGTAATTCACAACTCAACATGACTACTGATCTATCTACAAATTGTGTCACATTAAATGTGAACCCTAATAGAGTTAAAAGTGCAATTGGTAAAGTTACTGAATTAACTACGTTCTTAGTCTCAATTTGAAATCTCACAAGATAATTGTAACCTTCTTTGTTTTTAGGTTGATATTTAGCAGTGGGATTGAGGACATTGACTACAGTACCCGAATTTTCCGGACCTTGACAAGTCACGTTAATAACAGGATACGCCGCTTCTGTTTCATCAATATCAGCTTTTGTAAGAAAGCTGGCGGTGTACCGACCTGTGTTGTTACGTGTTATCTGCGTATTTCGAGATTTATCATTATAATTTACCAATCGACAGGGCACATTTATTCCTGTTGTAGATGGAACAAAAGCAATTTTGATAACTTCCATATATCATTCCTTAAGGGAACATTTTCCCAGATGTTACTTAATATCTTCTGAAAAAAGCCTATTAAAAAAAATGCAGGTTACTAAGGCTTTATGTTCATTTCTCAAAAGAACACTAGGTTGCATTCACCTCACAACTGATGCGCCATGAATTTTAATTCCTGAAGAAATTCAAAAAAATCAAACTCTATTTGATGGCTTCTTTTTTGCATTCTTTGGCTTTCGCAGAAGGTCTATTTTCTCATGAATTAATCACCTACATCCTAAAACATCTCAAAATTGATACAGTACATTGGGGAATCCCTTCCTTGATTATTTTAAAAACAGCACGCTTTTTAAGATGATAAAAGAAATTTAAAAACAACTTTTCTTTTATAACTATTTATATACCTTAATTAAGGTGAATATGCGTATATAGCTAGATTATGTAATTAAACTAAAGAAATCTCGAAATCCATATTTATTATTATTCCACCAGCTGGAACATCCGCTTGCACATTAGCTGCATTGAATAAAACCAATGGGAATGTAAATAAATAGGAGTAACCATCCGAGTTCTGTGCCTGGTAGGACCAATAGGTAGTTTGATAAGGTAATACTATCGACCAACCTCCCGCAGCAGCAGCTTTTGCTGAAACCGTCTGTGACTTTAAGCAAGCCTTTTCAATCACCTCATCTGCGTTTCCTTTTGTTAAAAAGCTCAGTGTGAAAGTCCCAGCAATTGCGCTTGCAGCTAAGACATGGTTGCGATTCATGTTCTGATCAGAAAACTCGGATGCAAAAATATTTTTAGGCACTCCAGCTATTGGCGTAGGAATATCAAATTCAAAGTGAACTACCCGTTTCATGCTCATATCATACCTCCTTAAAAAAATTCTATCCCTAGCAACTAACAAAGATTTTGTTTGTCACTTCATTTTGACTTAGCACTTCGTGCTCTCCTCATCATATCGATAGCTATTGACATTGACAAAGCTCAGTATAACTTTTTTTAGTTTTTGCAGAGAGTCTATTTTCTCTTTTTACTTAAACTAAAAATTTTGATTCATATATTTTATATGAACCTATCTTGAATTAAATTTACTGTTTTAAAGATACTTGCCGACTTAAGAAATTCATCCAATATCCCAGTAGTCCAAACATTAATAGTCCGTTCCAATATATTGCCTTTCTTTACCAGCGCACTGTAAGACGACGGAAGCATGTCTTTAACCAAGAAATCGTTCTCTCAACGAACCAACGTTGCTTTTCAAGGTAGCAAATGCCTTTTATCTTATATCCCTTAGTGTTTCTTTTCCGAGCTATCAGAGGAAAAACCTCATGGGAAAGAACATCGATACGTGTTTGCTCTGAGTCATAACCTTTATCTGCTTCAAGTATGGGTACTTTTCCCTGATTCCATGCTTTTTTAATGAAGGGAATGACTTTCCTAAGCAGAGGGATCACTTGTTTTTTCTCATCCCCGGATGCTGATGTAAAAGTGATTGCAAGAGGCTTTCCTGATTTTTCTAACAGTAAATGCGATGTCACGCCTTTACCTTTGTAGCCATAATCAACTTGCTCTCCTCCTCCGCATCCGCTGGAAAAAAAAACCATCTACAGAGAGTCTCTGGGCATCAATACACCCCAGCTGTTGGCAAGCTTAAGCAGCTCTTCTAAAAATTGATCTAAAAATCCAGCAGATTGCATTCTTCCAAGCCATGCGTGTGCTGTTGAGGAATGAGAAAACTCCTTGTTTCTAGGTGCATCTTTCCAAGGAGCTCCTTGTCCGAAGCACCCAGAAAATAGTATTCACTACAGGTCTCCATGGCGCTAATTTTCTTCCATAATGGTTACGATTTACCCATTTTTCCATTTGAGGTTCGAGTATTTTAAACTGTTCTTCATTTAATCCTTGCTTGCTCATGTCATCTGTCTTTAGTTAAAAAATAAAAAGATCAGGTGTCATAGCGAAAATTTATATTCAATTCAAGATAGGTTCATTGTGTATACTAATCTTATTTCAAATTAAGAATTTATAAAGATTCATTTTTTAATAAGGAGGATTATTACCTGTTTGAGAATGTGAGTGATGCATAAAATTATTCCCATTTTTAAATTAAAAAAATCAGTCCCTATTGCTATTCAAATGGGAAATATAAGTAAAGTTTTAGAATTTAGATAGGTTCTATCAACAACCAACTTACTACTGAACCAAAATCCAAAGCAATACCGGTTGAGATACTAAAGCTGACTCCTGGTGTTCTTCCACTTACGCGTAAGAATCCTAAAAGGTTCAGAGAACTCTGCCTATTAACAGTCAAAAAAATACGAGTATTTGCTGTAACGGTGCTATTCAGCACTGTAGCTGTCCCAGCTGATAGAGTAACAACTCCCATTCTGGCGTTACTGCCCTCTTTAATTAAAAAGCCCGCACCTAGTTCTGAAATGGCAACCCCTGAAATAGAGGCACTACTATTTAGTATAGTAGCGACTTGCCTTAGAGTGTTTGTTATATTAGATGTCACCTGAAAAGAAATATTTGTTCCATTACTAGTGGTTGTCCAATTCTCATTTGCCTTCATGAGAAGAGACCCCATTGATGCAGCAGCAAAACCAGTGCCATTATAGCCCCTTACTCCCCATTCTGCCAGAATATCACCTCTTTGATTAGCTGTAGGGGCTAATACAGTTCCTCTTGCTGTGAGATGAATCAAATTCGATGCATTAGTAGCACTACTTCCTACATAGGATGTTTGTACAAGATCGCATTCTGTAGAGGTGGTTGGCATAACAAATTCCGCAGTAGATCCTAATAGAAATTGTGTAGCTGTTCCTATTCCCAGAAAAGGAGAGATAACCAAACTATTTGGAGGCGCTGTAGTTCCGGCTACGGTGCCAAAAGCTGCTGACCCATTGCAATCTAAAGTATTAATCCCTAGAAAATTATTAGAATTCCCTAAAGTTAAAGAGGTTAAATTTGAAGAGGCCGAAATATTTATTGCGTTTGTTATTGTTACCATTTTACATTCTTTATTTACCTATTATCTAAGATATTTAGTCCCAAAGTGTGATGGTAATTTTAAAACTTTTTGGTTCTTTTTGCCAATTTTCTTGGCCGTGAGAAGATGGCCATAGCCTTTTTTAAGATCTCTCTATCCTGTTTCCTATCTGCTAATTCTTTACGAAGGTGATACATCTCTTCATTGCAGGGTTTGATCTTGCCTGATCCAGGAAAGATCTTTTCTCCTTGCTCTTTAAATTCTTGAATCCACCTAAGCTAAAGTTCCCATAGGAACTTCAGAATCACGGGATATCGATTTTTTTTTGCTTTCTCATAAGAACCTCTTTAATAAATTTGTTTTAATTTATTCGGGTTCTTTGTGTCCCATTTATTGTAGCAAGATCATCTAAGGAGCTGGCTCAACTAATAGCCATGCAATACTCGAAGTATCCCCCATAGCAATAGAGGCGATGGTAAAACTAACCCCCGGTATTACTAATGCCACAAACACCTCTCCAAGAGCTAAACCAGAAGGATTGTTATTTGTAAGAAAAATACGCGTGTTAAGAGTCACTGTATTATTAGCTACTGTAACACTAGAAGGAGCTAAAAAAAGGGGCACTAATCTAGCTATTCCCATCCGAGCATTTGCTCCT
It encodes:
- a CDS encoding DUF807 family protein, with amino-acid sequence MLNVYFAFEGPTAKVLSYFGNTEKAIENLSVNRTAAGKYTCVFLTGRRVNQNQQPIVQGTSNGRTETVGICNIIRTNIVFFPNYGAYPYQITIDIESYGGAADPDIIMVAYSQSECI
- a CDS encoding transposase yields the protein MVFFSSGCGGGEQVDYGYKGKGVTSHLLLEKSGKPLAITFTSASGDEKKQVIPLLRKVIPFIKKAWNQGKVPILEADKGYDSEQTRIDVLSHEVFPLIARKRNTKGYKIKGICYLEKQRWFVERTISWLKTCFRRLTVRW
- a CDS encoding transposase is translated as MSKQGLNEEQFKILEPQMEKWVNRNHYGRKLAPWRPVVNTIFWVLRTRSSLERCT